TGGTTGTGATCGGCGCCCGAGGCACCGGTCAGACGTCCGCACTCCCCCAGCGGCAGTGTGGTTCGTCTCACATGGGATGAAGCGTAAACCCAAAACCAGGCAAAGGGAGGGAAAGTTGACCACCAGTAAAGTTCGTTATCGAGCTGCAACAATCTGCTCCGCGCCAAGGCCGGAATTCCACCAATTCCTTGACGCGGTTTGTTCTCGCCGCTAACGTGCACGGGCACAAAAGAAGCCCCGATTCTGAAATCGGGGCTTCTCAAGTTAGACCTGCTGACCTGATGAATTCACCAGGCCATCACACGTTGAAGCTGAACTCCACCACGTTCCGTAAGCGAATAACTTCTGTTCGGAGCGGTTCCGAGCAGGAGCCAGGTGGATTCCATGCCCCGGCCGTCAGCAATGAACCCACTTCAGAATCCATCCGACTCTCTAGCGCTGTATTCGGAAGGCCAGGCTCGCCCACTTGAGCCGTGGCCTTCGCATTCAGCGCTCAGTTTCATCATCTCGGCCGCGTCTGGAAGGCGGTGCTGGGCAGATCCTTCTCGCCATCGACGATCGCGTTGATGATCCGCGCTGCAACGAGGTCTGGATCCAGCGGCGCTCCGAATCGCGGCGCTGACCCGGCGATCGGGTGCTCGGACAGCGCGGTGCCTGTGTGGCCTGGGCGGGCATCCACGAGTCGGATGCCCGCGCGACGATACTCGCGCGCCGCTGCGACAACAAAAGCCGCGAGCCCAGCTTTCGACGCCGAGTATGCTGCCAGACCGGCGACGGGTGTCTCAGCGACAACGCCGCTCAGTGTTACCACGAAGGGCTCCCGGCCGTCATGTGCCGAGGCCGCGAGGTAGGGCTGGCTCTGGGTAATGAGCTGGATCGCACTGGTCGTGTTCACAGCGAACAGTTCGTCCACCGTGGCGGGTTCAAGGTCTGATGCGGAGCCGAAGGCGACGACCCCGGACGCAACCACCAGCCCGTCGAGACGTCCGTGCTGCGCATTCGTGGCATCCAGCACCTCCCGAATCACAGAAGGTGAACGTAGATCGTGCCCAGCAGACTTTGACGACCGGGCAACAATGGCGCCGCTACTCTCCAGCTGATCGGCGATCCGCGAGCCGAGCCCGCCGGTGGCGCCGACTACCAGAACAACCGCACCCTGAAGATTCGTCATGGGGTAGATCCTAAATCACGTGCGGCAGGCAGCCCAGCCCGAGTCGGTTTGCTGAGGTTGGACGACTGCGGTATTCCCCAGACAGCGATGCAAGCTTCACGCGCACCCCCGGCGTGAAGCGCCCCAAGTTTCATGCCACAGCCTTGAGATTTGGAGAGATGTATGTCATGCCCCGCGGCCGCGCACCCCTTGGTGCTGCAATTTATGGGCATCCGCGGCACCGACGCACACCCGCGTGTTACACAATAAGCACACCGAACCCACGGATGCTCAAATCGCACAAACACAATCGGCCCCATGCCGAAGCAGCGCGGCAGTCTCAATAATTCATTGAGCTGTGCAAGGTAAATGATCCATCGGGGGCATCCGGCTCCGGCTCGGTCCGGATAGGCATGTCCTTGAGAACCCGATTGAACCAACTTCGTTATTGGAAGGGACACAGTGGTACCTCTTCTTTTCGACGGCGGCCGCTGAATGTGACCGCCCAGACGGCAGCCAGCTGCTCCGCCCTATCGTGCGATGGGGAGGATCGGGTATGAATAGCCGCCCCACCAGTAGGGGGCAAAGCCGAAGTAGCTGTACGAGTTCTGGTGGTACTTTTTGTCGTTGACCAGTTCTGGGTCGTACGGCGGTGCACCGGCCACCCGCTCCTTAGTTTGTGCCATTAACGCCGGCCGTGACTGGGCACGCGGGCTCTTAGCCGAACGCTCCGACTCCGTCGATCGACGGAGCGGGCTCCTTGAGGTCCTTGACGGGCTCGGTTTCGACCCGGCGCCGGACGGCGATGTCGTCCAGGTGCGGCGGTGCCCATTCCGCGATGCTGCACGGCGTCACCCGCAGGTGGTCTGCTCGGTCCACCTTGGACTCGTGCAACAGTTACGCGACGGCGACGGCGACGCGCCGCCGGACGTGCGTCTGCTCCCCTTTGTTCAACCAAGTCTGTGCGTCATTACCCTGACCTGATTCGTCCACCGCCACCGAACCGATTGATGTTAGGCTCCGGGCTTGGATCGATAGCGGTGACGGTGCCGCCCTGTCCTTCGACCATTAGCGGACGACCACACCCGATGCAAGGCGCCGCGCAGCAAGGAAAGAGCGGTTGGCACCCGAGGGTCTCGGCTACCAGGTCACTCTCGCAAGCCTGCTGAGCGGTCCGGTGCATCCTCATGGTGATGTGGCTCCTGCAGGGATCGGGAGAGCATAATGTCACCGAGGACGAAGACCCACAGGGTTTTTGGCCGCTTCCGGCGTCGCTTTCCCAAGAAAGGTATCGGTGCCGTGCCGCAAGTCAGCGAGGAGGCTGGGCAATGTCGACTACAACTGATGTTCAGGTGCGCCGGGTCTATGATCCGATCAGCGACGACGACGGCGTCCGGGTTCTGGTAGACCACATCTGGCCCCGCGGGATGACCAAGGCCAAGGCGGCACTGGACGAGTGGTGCAAAGACGTCTCCCCGTCAACGGAGCTGCGCAAATGGTACGGCCACGACCCTGCCAAGTTCGACGAGTTTGCCAAGCGCTACAAGGCCGAGCTTAAAGAACCCGCCCGGGCGCAGGCGCTTAACCATCTGAGCGAACTCGCCAAGGACCAACGGCTGACGTTGCTGACGGCAACCAAAGCCGCCGACATCAGTGAGGCCCATGTCTTGGCCGACCTGATCGGACGGTAGCCAAGGTGCATCCGGCGCACCTCAGGAGAAGGAGTTCCGGAAGGAACCGATCCATGACTTGGAACCGGACAACCACTGACGCGTCCGGAGCTGGAGACTGACCCGGATTTGGTTGACTCGAGACCTTAGACCGACGAGGGGACGTCCGGTTAATTGGTTCTGGGACTTGACCTTGGGCCGTCATTCTTTGTACGGCAAACATGCTGACAACATCGGTGGCAACCGGTCTCAGAAAGCGCATGGCCGCCAAGAACATGTGTTCTTGGCGGCCATCGCAAAAGGTCTCGTGAGGTCAGGAACTACACATTGAACCTGAACTCCACCACGTCGCCGTCGGCCATGACGTATTCCTTGCCTTCGATCCGGACCTTGCCCCGGGACTTCGCCTCGGCCATGGAACCGGCTTCGATGAGATCGTTGAAGGAGACGACCTCGGCCTTAATGAATCCGCGCTGGAAATCAGAATGGATCACACCGGCGGCCTGCGGGGCCGTATCACCCTGGTGGATGGTCCACGCCCGGGTTTCCTTGGGGCCGGCCGTCAGGTAAGTCTGGAGTCCAAGGGTGTGGAAGCCGACGCGCGCCAGCTGGTCGAGTCCGGATTCGTCCTGGCCGTTCAGTTCCAGCATCTCGCGGGCTTCCTCCTCGTCCAGTTCCACGAGGTCGGACTCGAGCTTGGCGTCGAGGAAGATGGCGTCTGCCGGGGCAACCATGGCCCGCAGTTCTTCCTGCTTCTCGGGGCTGCCGAGGATACCTTCGTCCGCGTTGAAAACGTAGATAAATGGCTTGGCCGTGAGGAGGCTGAGCTCCCTGAGGTGTTCCATCTCCAGCTTGTCGCTCTTGACCGAGGAGAAGATGGTGTCGCCGCGTTCCAGGACGGCCTGGGCCGCCTGGATGGCTGCAAGTTCAGCCGCTTCCCGCTTCTTGATCTTGACTTCTTTTTCGATCCGGGGAATTGCATTTTCAATGGTCTGCAAGTCAGCCAGGATCAGTTCGGTGTTGATGGTCTCCATGTCGGAGCGGGGATCCACCTTGCCGTCGACGTGGATGACGTCGGGATCAGCGAACACACGGACAACCTGCGCGATGGCCTCGGCCTCGCGGATGTTGGCAAGGAACTTGTTTCCCAGGCCTTCGCCCTCCGACGCGCCCTTGACGATACCGGCGATGTCCACAAACGACACCGGAGCCGGCAGCAGACGCTGGGACCCAAAGACGGCGGCCAGCTTGGCGAGCCGCGGGTCCGGCAGGTTGACCACACCAACGTTGGGCTCGATCGTGGCGAACGGGTAGTTCGCTGCGAGCACCTGGTTGCGGGTCAGTGCGTTGAAAAGAGTTGATTTGCCGACGTTGGGCAGTCCGACGATGCCAATAGTAAGAGCCACGAGGACCAATTCTACCCGCTTGCGGCCCGGGACCGGGACCGCTGCCGGGAGTCGGACGCAAACTGTCACAGGGGCATGCCAGAGTGAAGGCATGGACGCTTTTGCACTGATCCTTTCACTTCTGATGCTTCTCATTGGCGCCGTCGCCGGCGCCGTCGTGGCCTACCTGCTGGTGCGGCGACGAACCGCCGCGGTGGAGCGCGACTTCGACGCCGTCTCGGGCCGGCTTGCCGAGGTCAGCGCCCAGTTCGCCGCGGCGGACGCCGAGCGGCGACTGCTGGCAGCCCAGAACCGGGAACTCGGCGAATCCCGGAACCAGGACGGCAGCGTACTGCGGGCCCTGGCCCCGGTGGCGGAGAAGCTCACGGCCGTTCAGCGGCAGGTTTCGCTCCTGGAACGCGACCGCCTGGAACAGTACGGGCAGCTCGCGCAGCAGTTGCAGGAAGCCCGCCTTTCCGACGAACAGCTGCTGCGCTCAACGCATGCCCTTGAGTCCGCGCTGCGGTCCAACAGCGCCCGCGGACAGTGGGGTGAGGTCCAGTTGCGCCGCGTGGTCGAGGCCGCGGGGATGCTGCGCCATGTGGATTTCCACGAGCAGGTCCACAGCGGGCAGGCCCACGGCGCAACCGAGGCCAGTGTCCGGCCAGACCTGGTGGTGCAGCTTCCCGGTCAGAAGCAACTCGTCGTCGACGCGAAGGTACCGCTCACGTCCTATCTGGCGGCACAGGAGCTTGGTGCGTCCGCCGCGGGCCCGCCCCACCCACAGTCGCTGGGCGGGCAGCAGGCTCATCTCCTGGCCCATGCCAAGGCCTTGAAGGCCCATGTGGACGCGCTGAGCGGGAAAAAGTACTGGGACATTCCGGGCAACTCCCCGGAACTTGTGGTCTGTTTCCTGCCGGCCGAATCGATTCTCGCGGCCGCGCTGTCCGCGGACCCGGCCCTGCTGGACTATGCCCTGTCCAAGAATGTGGTGCTGGCATCGCCCTCAACCTTGTTGGCAGTGCTGAAATCCGTAGCCTTCACCTGGCGTCAAGACGTCCTGACGGACAGCGCCCGGGAGCTGTTTGAACTTGCCCGCCAGCTGTACGAACGGATGGGAACGCTCGGTGAGAACGTCACCAAGCTCGGCTCCTCGCTGAAAACCTCCGTGGAACGCTACAACTCCCTGGTGGGAACCCTGGAGGCGCGGGTGCTGCCGACGGCCCGGAAGCTCAATGCCCTGGACGCCGCAGGTCTGGTCACACCTGCTGCCGTGGAGGTGACGCCGCGTTCCGTGGCCGCCCCCGAACTCCAGCCCGGGAACGGTTCCGGGACCTCGGCCGGGAACCCCGGCAGCGACTCGGGCGAGGAGGTCCGGGAATCGGCAGCCTAGCCGGCCCGGGGCCGGGAGTTCCTAAGAGGTCTGGGTGGTGCGTGCCCCGCGGCCGCCGAGGGCACGGGTGACGTCCCCGGCCTGCTTCAACGTGGCGCGAAGTTCTTTCGGCAGCGAGAAAAGCAGGTCTTCCTCGGCCGTGACGACTTCCTCGACGGTGCCGTAGCCGTAGTCAGCCAGCAGTCGCAGGACGTCCTTGACCAGGACTTCCGGAACCGAGGCGCCCGAGGTCACACCAACGGTCGCCACCCCCTCGAACCAGGATTCGTCGACCTCGTTGGCGAAATCCACCCGGTAGGAAGCCTTCGCGCCGTACTCCAGGGCCACTTCCACGAGCCGGACAGAGTTCGACGAGTTTGCCGATCCGACGACGATGACCAAGTCGGCCTGGGGTGAGATCTTCTTGATGGCGACCTGTCGGTTAGTTGTCGCGTAGCAGATGTCGTCGCTGGGCGGATCCTGCAGGGTGGGGAACCGTTCCTTGAGGAGCCGGACGGTTTCCATCGTTTCGTCAACGCTGAGCGTGGTCTGGGAAAGCCAGATGACCTTTTCCGGGTCCCGGACCGTAACCTTGCCGACCTCGTGCGGGCCGTTGATGATTTGGATGTGCTCGGGAGCCTCGCCTGCCGTTCCCTCGACTTCCTCATGGCCGTCATGGCCGATTAGGAGGATGTCGAAGTCGTCCTTCGCGAAGCGCACGGCTTCTTTGTGCACCTTGGTGACGAGCGGGCAGGTCGCGTCGATGGTCCGCAGACCCCGGTCCTCGGCAGACTGGACCACAGCCGGCGAGACGCCGTGGGCAGAGAAGATCACCAGGGCACCCTCGGGGACCTCGTCGGTCTCGTCAACGAAGATTGCCCCTTTTTCCTCCAAGGAGCTCACCACGTGCACGTTGTGGACGATCTGCTTGCGGACGTAAACCGGAGGGCCGTAGTGCTCCAGCGCTTTTTCCACCGCGATGACTGCCCGGTCGACGCCGGCGCAGTAGCCGCGCGGCGCGGCGAGCAGAACCCTTTTGGGGCCCGCTACGGCGGCTGCCGCCAGCACTTCCTCCGGCGAACGCCGACGGCGCGGGACGGTTGGCATCGGAATGGACACGGCTGTGGAGGTCATGCCCCAATGCTACCGGTGTTGAGGGACCTGCTGCTGTGCCAGCGGTTGCGGCACCCGGCGGTGGGGGCGGGCGCGCAGGATCAGGCCGGCCGCGAGCAAGACGCCGCCAGCCGCCGCTGCCGCCAGGATCCACTGGCCGAAACTTGAGCTGGCAGCGGAGACGAACTCGCTCTTGAAGATCTCCGCGACCGCGTTGCCGCTGGACGTTCCCTTCACCGCACTCCCGGCTGCGCCGGCGGCAAGCTGCCAGGCTCCGGCCAGCACGAGGGCACCGAGCCCGATCCCGGCGAGGACTGTGGGGCGCCGCCGGGCGGCCACGAAGGCCAGCGCGAAGGAGATGAGGGCGCCGGCGGCGAGCGGGTAGCCAATCGGAGCGACAGCGGAGACCCGGTCCAGGATCTGCCGGTGCTTCGGTTGCCCAAGGGTAATCGGCAGCTGGTCAGGGGCCGTCAGCTGCAAGGAGGTGGCTTCCGCCACCTGGTTCGCCACCAGACCGACGAGTGGGGCGAGGTCCAGCGTCAATGAGGTTCCGGTGCCCGTGCCGGCGGGACGAGCCTTGGGGTCGGCGAAATTCAGCCGGTGGCTCTTGCGCAGGGTTTCGGTCCAGGCCTCGGGATAGCCGGGCATGGCCGTGAGGGACTTGGCGGCACGTTGCAAGACTGGCGTAACGAGTCCACTGATCGCCTGGGGAATTTGATCCGCGCCGAGGCTGCCGACCGCGGCGCCGGCCAGCCGCTGCTGGAACGCCGGGTCCTTGCCCAGCGGGGCGGCGAATGCCACAAAACCGTCCTCCTGCACGATATTCCGATCCACCCACATGGCTGGAATAGCGACAGCCGTAAGGACAAGACCGATGATTACCGCTACGGCCGAAACAAAAGTGCGCACAAGGATTCCTAGGAAATTGACGGGTAGTGCCATCTTACGGGGGGCGTCCTGCCGAACAATAAAGTCGCGCCCCCCATGGTAGGCCTATGGATAGAGTTGAACCCGACACATTCGAGTTGTCCGCCGCTGGCCCTTCCTGATGCGCAATCGCCGAGAAGGACCCGTGCGGGCCGCCCCGCCCCGACAAAGGACACCTATCCATATGCACCAGGCCATCCCCGTACCGGGGTACCGGCATGTCTGAGGACGCCGCAGCAGCCACGACCGTTCCGGCCACGGCGGCAGAAACCAGCCCCGACAATCCTTGGCCCTTGCAGCTGTTGTCCCAAAAGCTCAAGACGCACATTGACCGCGCCCCGTCCGCCTGGGTCGAAGGCCAAGTGATCGAACTGAACCGGCGGGGCACCAACGCCTACCTCACGCTGCGAGACATCGACGCCGAAATCTCCCTGCCTGCGTCGGTCTGGACTAATGTGCTGGACCGGCAGGAAAGCCCGCTGGAACGAGGCTCCCGGGTCGTAGCCCTGCTCAAGGCGGAATTGTGGCTCAAGACCGGCAGGTTGAACATGTCGGTAAAGGACATCCGGCCGGTTGGCCTTGGTGACCTGCTCGCACGGATCGAGCGGCTCCGGCATGCCCTGGCGGCGGAAGGGCTCTTCTCCGATGCCCGCAAGAAGCGCCTGCCGCTGCTTCCGCACCGGATCGGCCTGATCACCGGGCGCAACTCGGACGCCAAGAAGGATGTGCTGCGCAACGCAGCACTGCGCTGGCCCGCTGTGGAATTCGAAGTCCGCGAGGTGGCTGTCCAGGGCAACACTGCGGTCGCACAGGTCATCGCCGCACTCCGCGAACTGGATGCGGACCCGGCGGTGGACGTCATCGTGATCGCCCGCGGCGGCGGTGCGTTGGAGGATCTGCTGCCGTTCAGCAACGAGGAACTTATCCGTGCGGTGTCCGTCGCGTCCACACCGATAGTGAGCGCGATCGGCCACGAGGCGGACCGGCCGATTCTTGACGATGTCGCGGATCTGCGCGCCTCCACCCCGACCGACGCTGCCAAGCGGATCGTCCCGGACGTCGTCGAGGAGCTCGCCCGGGTCCGTCAGGCCCGGGAGCAGCTTCGGCGCGGTGTCACCCGACTGGTGGAACGCGAAACGGACCGGTTGGCGGCGTTGAGATCCCGACCTGTGCTGGCGTCCCCCGACGTTATGGTCAGGGGCCGGTACGACGACGTCGAACGGCTCACGGGCCGTTCCCGGGCCGCGGTCACCACCGCCGTCGTGCGGGCGTCTGACCAGCTGGTGCACCTGAAGGCCCAGGTCCGGGCCCTCTCGCCGCAGAAAACCCTGGACCGGGGATATGCGGTAGTGCAGCTCGCCGTCGGCGGTTCGACCCCGGGCACCGGGCACGGCGTTGTGCGGCACCCCGAGCAGGCTCCGCCCGGCACTCCCCTCACCGTTCGCGTGGCCGGTGGCCGGTTCACCGCAGAGTCGACCGGTGGCCAGGAACCCGCCGAAGACTAAGTCCGGTGCCGGCAAAGCGGGTCACCGCAGAATCAAAACCCCGCCCGGCCAGCCCCGATCAATTCCTTCCCCCGACCCAACAAGGAGCAGCACACCATGGCAGCAGAAACCACGCCCGGCAACGACATTGATGCCCTGAGCTATGAGGAAGCCCGCGAGGAGCTCGTCGGGGTCGTCAGCAGACTCGAGGCAGGCGGCGTAAGCCTTGAGGAGTCGCTGTCTTTGTGGGAACGCGGCGAGGCTCTGGCCAAACGCTGCGAACAATGGCTCGAGGGTGCCCGCAAGCGCCTGTCCGCGGCCCGGGACCTAGCCGCCCGGGACAGCCCGGAGTAGTCCCGGCACGGCCGCTCAGGAGCGCTCCACAAGGTCCCGCTCCAGTGCGACGTCAAGCTCGGGAACCGGCCACTCCAGCTTCAGCCCGTCCATCGCGTCCAGCAGCAGCTGCTGGACGGCGATCCGGGCGTACCATTTCTTGTTGGCCGGCACGACATGCCAGGGTGAAGCGCTGGAATTCGTGTGGTCGAAAGCCGCCTGGTAGGCAGCCATGTAGTCGTCCCAGAACGCGCGTTCTTTAAGGTCGTTGCTGCTGTACTTCCAAAGTTTGGCCGGATCGTCCAGCCGGG
This genomic window from Arthrobacter sp. EM1 contains:
- a CDS encoding SDR family NAD(P)-dependent oxidoreductase, which produces MTNLQGAVVLVVGATGGLGSRIADQLESSGAIVARSSKSAGHDLRSPSVIREVLDATNAQHGRLDGLVVASGVVAFGSASDLEPATVDELFAVNTTSAIQLITQSQPYLAASAHDGREPFVVTLSGVVAETPVAGLAAYSASKAGLAAFVVAAAREYRRAGIRLVDARPGHTGTALSEHPIAGSAPRFGAPLDPDLVAARIINAIVDGEKDLPSTAFQTRPR
- a CDS encoding DUF488 family protein; protein product: MSTTTDVQVRRVYDPISDDDGVRVLVDHIWPRGMTKAKAALDEWCKDVSPSTELRKWYGHDPAKFDEFAKRYKAELKEPARAQALNHLSELAKDQRLTLLTATKAADISEAHVLADLIGR
- the ychF gene encoding redox-regulated ATPase YchF, yielding MALTIGIVGLPNVGKSTLFNALTRNQVLAANYPFATIEPNVGVVNLPDPRLAKLAAVFGSQRLLPAPVSFVDIAGIVKGASEGEGLGNKFLANIREAEAIAQVVRVFADPDVIHVDGKVDPRSDMETINTELILADLQTIENAIPRIEKEVKIKKREAAELAAIQAAQAVLERGDTIFSSVKSDKLEMEHLRELSLLTAKPFIYVFNADEGILGSPEKQEELRAMVAPADAIFLDAKLESDLVELDEEEAREMLELNGQDESGLDQLARVGFHTLGLQTYLTAGPKETRAWTIHQGDTAPQAAGVIHSDFQRGFIKAEVVSFNDLIEAGSMAEAKSRGKVRIEGKEYVMADGDVVEFRFNV
- a CDS encoding DNA recombination protein RmuC; the encoded protein is MDAFALILSLLMLLIGAVAGAVVAYLLVRRRTAAVERDFDAVSGRLAEVSAQFAAADAERRLLAAQNRELGESRNQDGSVLRALAPVAEKLTAVQRQVSLLERDRLEQYGQLAQQLQEARLSDEQLLRSTHALESALRSNSARGQWGEVQLRRVVEAAGMLRHVDFHEQVHSGQAHGATEASVRPDLVVQLPGQKQLVVDAKVPLTSYLAAQELGASAAGPPHPQSLGGQQAHLLAHAKALKAHVDALSGKKYWDIPGNSPELVVCFLPAESILAAALSADPALLDYALSKNVVLASPSTLLAVLKSVAFTWRQDVLTDSARELFELARQLYERMGTLGENVTKLGSSLKTSVERYNSLVGTLEARVLPTARKLNALDAAGLVTPAAVEVTPRSVAAPELQPGNGSGTSAGNPGSDSGEEVRESAA
- a CDS encoding 4-hydroxy-3-methylbut-2-enyl diphosphate reductase; its protein translation is MTSTAVSIPMPTVPRRRRSPEEVLAAAAVAGPKRVLLAAPRGYCAGVDRAVIAVEKALEHYGPPVYVRKQIVHNVHVVSSLEEKGAIFVDETDEVPEGALVIFSAHGVSPAVVQSAEDRGLRTIDATCPLVTKVHKEAVRFAKDDFDILLIGHDGHEEVEGTAGEAPEHIQIINGPHEVGKVTVRDPEKVIWLSQTTLSVDETMETVRLLKERFPTLQDPPSDDICYATTNRQVAIKKISPQADLVIVVGSANSSNSVRLVEVALEYGAKASYRVDFANEVDESWFEGVATVGVTSGASVPEVLVKDVLRLLADYGYGTVEEVVTAEEDLLFSLPKELRATLKQAGDVTRALGGRGARTTQTS
- the xseA gene encoding exodeoxyribonuclease VII large subunit, with translation MSEDAAAATTVPATAAETSPDNPWPLQLLSQKLKTHIDRAPSAWVEGQVIELNRRGTNAYLTLRDIDAEISLPASVWTNVLDRQESPLERGSRVVALLKAELWLKTGRLNMSVKDIRPVGLGDLLARIERLRHALAAEGLFSDARKKRLPLLPHRIGLITGRNSDAKKDVLRNAALRWPAVEFEVREVAVQGNTAVAQVIAALRELDADPAVDVIVIARGGGALEDLLPFSNEELIRAVSVASTPIVSAIGHEADRPILDDVADLRASTPTDAAKRIVPDVVEELARVRQAREQLRRGVTRLVERETDRLAALRSRPVLASPDVMVRGRYDDVERLTGRSRAAVTTAVVRASDQLVHLKAQVRALSPQKTLDRGYAVVQLAVGGSTPGTGHGVVRHPEQAPPGTPLTVRVAGGRFTAESTGGQEPAED
- a CDS encoding exodeoxyribonuclease VII small subunit, with the translated sequence MAAETTPGNDIDALSYEEAREELVGVVSRLEAGGVSLEESLSLWERGEALAKRCEQWLEGARKRLSAARDLAARDSPE